The following coding sequences lie in one Arachis stenosperma cultivar V10309 chromosome 5, arast.V10309.gnm1.PFL2, whole genome shotgun sequence genomic window:
- the LOC130982506 gene encoding lysine-specific demethylase JMJ32 produces MEEVERLWNEVRELSLGNNSKVERLQTPPTALQFLRDFVNPNKPCIISNAINHWPALSLWAQAQPNQAQHSYLSRSLSSSSVSLHLTPSGRADALAPLPSSPSSLCFASAHVQRTPFPEALRLIASPDDNPAVVAYAQQQNDCFRSEYSALATDCDPHIDWATEAFGGALPEAVNLWIGNQRSHTSFHKDHYENLYAVVSGEKHFILLPPTDVHRLYIRQYPAATYRYSSDTGEFDLELEEPIRYVPWCSVDPFPPPEKLHEEVSKFPLYFNGPKPFECTVKAGEILYLPSMWFHHVRQSSGDGGCTIAVNYWYDMQFDIKYAYFNFLQSIHYRSPSLLLPEKFPEETDSDPHGLSH; encoded by the exons ATGGAGGAGGTAGAGAGACTGTGGAACGAAGTGAGAGAGCTAAGCTTAGGCAACAACAGCAAAGTGGAAAGACTGCAAACCCCACCAACCGCCCTTCAATTCCTCAGAGATTTCGTTAACCCAAACAAACCCTGCATCATCTCCAACGCTATCAACCACTGGCCAGCACTCTCCCTTTGGGCCCAGGCCCAACCCAATCAGGCCCAACATTCCTACCTCTCCCGCTCCCTCTCCTCCTCCAGCGTCTCCCTCCACCTCACCCCCTCCGGCCGCGCCGACGCCCTCGCCCCTCTcccttcctctccttcctccctCTGCTTCGCCTCCGCTCACGTGCAGCGCACGCCCTTCCCCGAGGCCCTCCGCCTCATCGCCTCCCCCGATGACAACCCCGCCGTCGTCGCCTACGCCCAGCAGCAGAACGACTGCTTCCGCTCCGAGTACTCCGCCCTCGCCACCGATTGCGACCCGCACATCGATTGGGCCACGGAGGCTTTCGGCGGCGCTTTGCCTGAAGCTGTGAACCTCTGGATTGGTAACCAGCGTTCTCACACTTCATTCCACAAGGATCACTACGAGAATCTGTATGCCGTTGTCTCGGGAGAGAAGCACTTCATTCTGTTGCCTCCCACTGATGTTCATAGACTCTACATCCGTCAATACCCTGCTGCCACTTACAGATACTCTTCG GACACTGGAGAGTTTGATTTGGAGCTCGAGGAGCCTATTAGATATGTTCCATGGTGCAGTGTAGACCCTTTTCCTCCTCCTGAGAAACTCCATGAGGAGGTGTCTAAGTTCCCCTTGTACTTCAATGGCCCTAAGCCATTTGAGTGTACAGTGAAGGCTGGGGAGATTCTCTACTT GCCAAGTATGTGGTTTCATCATGTTAGACAGAGTTCAGGTGATGGAGGATGCACTATTGCAGTAAACTATT GGTATGATATGCAATTTGACATTAAGTATGCATATTTCAATTTCTTACAATCTATCCATTACCGATCTCCAAGTCTACTATTGCCTGAGAAATTTCCTGAGGAGACAGATTCAGATCCTCATGGCTTATCACACTGA
- the LOC130979842 gene encoding pentatricopeptide repeat-containing protein At1g31790-like — translation MELVTVPPPTATQSNYHHHHGSSISTITYSPHNPKLKLPLLHTSPVISSKPLQPIISPQTTTTCSDSIKRRKKKKKKKNGSSTLDILCLMEALYNPIPIDIYTSLVKECTVSGDPHTAIHLNNHIIHSGIKPPLPFINRILIMLVSCGLLDNARHVFDLMSVRDFNTWATLFVAYYDNADYADVARVFVSMVEDLGMEDSEFPAWMWGCLLKSCACSANFHLGMQAHGCLLKLGACTDVVLSSSLISFYGKFKRLEDANAVFNHASRHNNMTWSAKIVGGCREKQFSEVLCDFKEMGRQGVKKDSFTFSSVLKACGKMLNHEQCGEQVHANAIKFGMVSDKYVKCSLIAMYGRSGLLRDAEQVFEMKGNERNVDCWNAMVMGYMHNGMHIEALRFLYQMKEAGMQPQEDLLNEVRIACGSVKY, via the coding sequence ATGGAACTTGTCACTGTTCCGCCGCCAACAGCCACTCAATCCAACTACCATCACCACCACGGCAGCAGCATCTCCACCATTACATATTCTCCTCACAACCCCAAACTCAAGCTTCCTCTCCTTCACACCTCCCCTGTCATCTCTTCAAAACCCCTCCAACCCATTATCTCTCCACAAACCACTACTACTTGCAGCGACAGCAttaagaggaggaagaagaagaagaagaagaaaaatgggtcttcaaccttagatatATTGTGCTTAATGGAAGCTCTCTACAATCCCATACCCATTGACATCTACACCTCTCTTGTTAAAGAGTGCACTGTTTCTGGGGACCCACATACTGCTATTCACTTGAACAATCACATAATCCACAGTGGGATTAAGCCTCCGTTGCCCTTCATCAATCGGATTCTCATCATGCTTGTGTCATGTGGCTTGTTGGACAATGCACGCCATGTGTTTGATTTAATGTCTGTTAGGGACTTCAACACTTGGGCAACCTTGTTTGTTGCTTATTATGATAATGCTGATTATGCGGACGTAGCTAGAGTATTTGTCAGCATGGTTGAAGATTTGGGTATGGAAGATTCGGAATTCCCTGCGTGGATGTGGGGTTGCCTTCTCAAGTCATGTGCCTGCAGTGCGAACTTCCATCTCGGTATGCAAGCTCATGGATGTTTGTTGAAGTTAGGAGCTTGTACTGACGTGGTTCTAAGTAGCTCTTTGATCAGTTTCTATGGGAAATTCAAGCGCCTGGAAGATGCGAATGCTGTATTCAACCACGCTTCGCGACACAACAACATGACTTGGTCGGCTAAGATTGTAGGCGGATGCAGGGAAAAGCAATTCTCTGAAGTTCTCTGCGACTTCAAGGAGATGGGAAGACAAGGGGTGAAGAAGGATAGCTTCACATTTTCCAGTGTTCTCAAGGCATGTGGGAAGATGCTGAATCACGAACAATGTGGCGAACAGGTCCATGCTAATGCCATCAAATTTGGGATGGTTTCAGATAAATATGTTAAGTGTAGTTTGATAGCTATGTATGGAAGAAGTGGTTTGCTGAGAGATGCAGAACAAGTGTTTGAAATGAAGGGGAATGAAAGAAATGTTGATTGTTGGAATGCAATGGTTATGGGTTACATGCATAATGGTATGCACATTGAAGCTTTGAGGTTTCTGTATCAGATGAAAGAAGCTGGAATGCAGCCCCAAGAAGATCTGCTTAATGAAGTGAGAATTGCTTGTGGCAGTGTTAAATACTAA
- the LOC130979246 gene encoding protein root UVB sensitive 1, chloroplastic isoform X2, which translates to MLPEGFPKSVTSDYLEYSLWRAVQGVASQVSGVLATQSLLYAVGLGKGAIPTAAAINWVLKDGIGYLSKIMLSNFGRHFDVNPKGWRLFADLLENAAFGLEMCTPAFPQFFVLIGAVAGASRSAAALIQASTRSCFFAGFAAQRNFAEVIAKGEVQGMASKFIGIGIGIGLGNCIGSSTPLVLASFGVVTWIHMYCNLKSYQSIQLRTLNPYRASLVFSEYLLSGQAPPVKEVNDEEPLFPAVPILNATFANKAKSNALSSEAKDAAAEIERRLELGSKLSEIVSSKDDALALFTLYKDEGYILSEHMGKFCVVLKESCLPLDMLKALFQVNYVYWLEKNAGIVGRGVVNDSKPGGKLHMSLDYVTREFDLVRSDGESVGWTTDGLIARPLPNRIRLGNMASSASS; encoded by the exons ATGCTCCCTGAAGGGTTTCCCAAAAGCGTAACCAGCGATTACTTGGAGTATTCTCTGTGGAGAGCGGTTCAGGGTGTTGCAAGTCAGGTTAGTGGGGTGCTGGCAACTCAATCATTGCTTTATGCTGTTGGGTTGGGAAAAGGTGCAATTCCCACTGCTGCTGCCATTAATTGGGTTCTCAAGGATGGAATTGGGTACCTCAGTAAGATTATGCTGTCCAATTTCGGCCGCCATTTCGATGTTAACCCCAAAGGCTGGAGGTTGTTTGCTGATCTGCTTGAGAATGCCGCATTTGGTTTGGAGATGTGCACTCCTGCTTTTCCACAGTTCTTTGTGCTGATTGGTGCTGTGGCCGGCGCCTCCCGTTCCGCAGCCGCATTGATTCAG GCATCAACCAGGAGTTGTTTCTTTGCTGGTTTTGCTGCTCAAAGAAATTTTGCTGAG GTAATTGCCAAAGGTGAAGTACAAGGAATGGCAAGCAAGTTTATCGGTATCGGGATTGGTATAGGATTGGGTAACTGCATAGGATCCTCCACGCCTCTTGTTCTTGCATCCTTTGGTGTTGTGACTTGGATTCACATGTACTGCAATCTGAAGTCATACCAGTCAATTCAATTGAGGACTTTGAATCCTTATCGTGCAA GTTTGGTTTTCAGTGAATATCTACTGAGTGGCCAGGCACCACCAGTTAAAGAGGTCAATGATGAGGAGCCATTATTTCCGGCTGTACCCATATTAAATGCAACGTTTGCAAATAAA GCAAAATCAAATGCATTGTCATCTGAAGCAAAGGATGCGGCTGCAGAAATTGAACGGCGTCTAGAACTTGGGTCCAAGCTTAGTGAAATTGTCAGCAGCAAGGATGACGCGCTCGCTCTGTTCACGCTTTATAAAGATGAGGGTTATATCTTGTCAGAACACATGGGGAAATTCTGT GTTGTTCTTAAGGAGAGCTGTTTGCCATTAGATATGCTGAAGGCGTTGTTTCAGGTCAACTATGTATATTGGTTAGAGAAGAATGCGGGAATTGTAGGAAGAGGAGTCGTTAATGATTCCAAACCTGGCGGGAAGCTGCACATGTCCCTTGATTATGTAACGCGGGAATTCGACCTTGtcagaagtgatggggaatcagTAGGTTGGACCACAGACGGCCTCATTGCGAGGCCATTGCCAAATAGAATTCGTCTGGGCAACATGGCATCCTCAGCGAGTAGCTGA
- the LOC130979246 gene encoding protein root UVB sensitive 1, chloroplastic isoform X1, which produces MACSSFFPSSHFFNPLSSSSYCSPPPPVSATRFRSLPSKQLNTLFTTAPPHHRRFSALPLFSEHHGGGNNNNNNNNGGGGWGYPFDSDDSFSPSSHTLFFSLLLSSAFCSFSQLVLAKFAKAKTLASEKEAFSESLWEVKGGKWTKLIPDNFNDSFVTSEPGLFSELSSINSTQVVTFLWFKCRDLFLRLMLPEGFPKSVTSDYLEYSLWRAVQGVASQVSGVLATQSLLYAVGLGKGAIPTAAAINWVLKDGIGYLSKIMLSNFGRHFDVNPKGWRLFADLLENAAFGLEMCTPAFPQFFVLIGAVAGASRSAAALIQASTRSCFFAGFAAQRNFAEVIAKGEVQGMASKFIGIGIGIGLGNCIGSSTPLVLASFGVVTWIHMYCNLKSYQSIQLRTLNPYRASLVFSEYLLSGQAPPVKEVNDEEPLFPAVPILNATFANKAKSNALSSEAKDAAAEIERRLELGSKLSEIVSSKDDALALFTLYKDEGYILSEHMGKFCVVLKESCLPLDMLKALFQVNYVYWLEKNAGIVGRGVVNDSKPGGKLHMSLDYVTREFDLVRSDGESVGWTTDGLIARPLPNRIRLGNMASSASS; this is translated from the exons ATGGCCTGCTCTtctttcttcccctcttcccactTCTTCAATCctctctcttcctcctcctATTGTTCTCCACCGCCGCCGGTCTCCGCCACTCGTTTCCGCTCCCTTCCATCCAAACAACTCAACACTCTTTTTACCACAGCCCCTCCTCACCACCGTCGTTTTTCGGCGCTTCCTCTCTTCTCGGAACACCATGGCGGCggtaacaacaacaacaacaacaacaatggggGTGGTGGTTGGGGATACCCCTTTGACTCCGACGACTCTTTTTCACCATCAAGCCACACCCTTTTCTTCTCATTGCTTCTCTCTTCGGCTTTCTGCTCCTTCTCCCAACTCGTCCTCGCAAAATTCGCAAAGGCGAAAACTTTGGCTTCCGAGAAAGAAGCTTTCTCAGAGTCTCTTTGGGAAGTGAAAGGTGGCAAGTGGACAAAGCTAATCCCTGATAATTTCAACGATTCTTTCGTGACCTCGGAACCCGGTTTGTTCAGTGAGTTATCATCCATTAACTCGACTCAAGTTGTAACCTTTCTGTGGTTCAAGTGCAGGGACCTCTTCCTTCGTTTGATGCTCCCTGAAGGGTTTCCCAAAAGCGTAACCAGCGATTACTTGGAGTATTCTCTGTGGAGAGCGGTTCAGGGTGTTGCAAGTCAGGTTAGTGGGGTGCTGGCAACTCAATCATTGCTTTATGCTGTTGGGTTGGGAAAAGGTGCAATTCCCACTGCTGCTGCCATTAATTGGGTTCTCAAGGATGGAATTGGGTACCTCAGTAAGATTATGCTGTCCAATTTCGGCCGCCATTTCGATGTTAACCCCAAAGGCTGGAGGTTGTTTGCTGATCTGCTTGAGAATGCCGCATTTGGTTTGGAGATGTGCACTCCTGCTTTTCCACAGTTCTTTGTGCTGATTGGTGCTGTGGCCGGCGCCTCCCGTTCCGCAGCCGCATTGATTCAG GCATCAACCAGGAGTTGTTTCTTTGCTGGTTTTGCTGCTCAAAGAAATTTTGCTGAG GTAATTGCCAAAGGTGAAGTACAAGGAATGGCAAGCAAGTTTATCGGTATCGGGATTGGTATAGGATTGGGTAACTGCATAGGATCCTCCACGCCTCTTGTTCTTGCATCCTTTGGTGTTGTGACTTGGATTCACATGTACTGCAATCTGAAGTCATACCAGTCAATTCAATTGAGGACTTTGAATCCTTATCGTGCAA GTTTGGTTTTCAGTGAATATCTACTGAGTGGCCAGGCACCACCAGTTAAAGAGGTCAATGATGAGGAGCCATTATTTCCGGCTGTACCCATATTAAATGCAACGTTTGCAAATAAA GCAAAATCAAATGCATTGTCATCTGAAGCAAAGGATGCGGCTGCAGAAATTGAACGGCGTCTAGAACTTGGGTCCAAGCTTAGTGAAATTGTCAGCAGCAAGGATGACGCGCTCGCTCTGTTCACGCTTTATAAAGATGAGGGTTATATCTTGTCAGAACACATGGGGAAATTCTGT GTTGTTCTTAAGGAGAGCTGTTTGCCATTAGATATGCTGAAGGCGTTGTTTCAGGTCAACTATGTATATTGGTTAGAGAAGAATGCGGGAATTGTAGGAAGAGGAGTCGTTAATGATTCCAAACCTGGCGGGAAGCTGCACATGTCCCTTGATTATGTAACGCGGGAATTCGACCTTGtcagaagtgatggggaatcagTAGGTTGGACCACAGACGGCCTCATTGCGAGGCCATTGCCAAATAGAATTCGTCTGGGCAACATGGCATCCTCAGCGAGTAGCTGA